One Pseudoliparis swirei isolate HS2019 ecotype Mariana Trench chromosome 4, NWPU_hadal_v1, whole genome shotgun sequence genomic window carries:
- the LOC130192475 gene encoding histone-lysine N-methyltransferase PRDM9-like, whose product MFKTDQLKALVNERLKAAAEEIFRIFETTIQDYEEIVVRSKQEADQQRRKAPVQLSVQEEAPPPEQCHFKKTDLCEDDPEPPQIKEEQEEELWTAQADESQREEADTKDSMFNIIYVQRKDDDRRRFPPTNLEVETKGGRLPSSSCEQLKSEPGEEGCGASEPTSDCQMSDGSEDEGRGCGGVNGKRSQRADEGADRPHTCSVCNKNFRIKSILTRHMKTHTGEKPYSCSVCGKSFIQRSYLHTHMNSHSGQKPHTCSFCGRGFTQVGNMNAHIRIHTGEKPHSCTDCGKSFREKADLIKHTIIHTGEKPYICTVCSMKFSAQSNLTRHMKTHSGERPYSCHACGKKFIRRSHLLIHMKTHAGENL is encoded by the exons ATGTTCAAAACGGATCAACTGAAAGCTTTAGTGAACGAGCGGCTGAAAGCCGCAGCGGAGGAAATATTCCGCATCTTTGAAACAACTATCCAGGACTATGAGGAGATAGTTGTTCGCTCAAAACAGGAGGCGGACCAACAGCGGCGGAAAG cccCAGTGCAGCTCTCAGTCCAggaagaggccccgccccctgagcaGTGTCACTTCAAGAAGACTGACCTGTGTGAGGATGACCCGGAGCCCCCGcagattaaagaggagcaggaggaggaactgtgGACCGCCCAGGCAGATGAAAGTCAGCGGGAGGAAGCTGATACGAAGGACTCGATGTTTAATATAATTTACGTGCAGAGGAAGGATGACGACAGAAGACGCTTCCCGCCGACAAACCTAGAGGTGGAAACCAAAGGAGGCCGTCTGCCCAGCAGCTCATGCGAACAGTTGAAATCAGAACCCGGCGAAGAAGGCTGCGGCGCGTCGGAGCCGACCAGCGACTGTCAGATGAGTGACGGCAGTGAGGATGAAGGGAGAGGCTGTGGAGGCGTGAACGGGAAGCGGAGCCAGCGAGCCGATGAGGGCGCGGACAGACCGCACACCTGCAGCGTTTGCAACAAGAATTTCCGGATTAAATCCATTCTGACTCGCCACATGAAGACgcacacgggagagaaacctTACAGTTGCAGTGTTTGCGGTAAAAGCTTCATCCAGCGCTCGTATCTACACACGCACATGAATTCCCACTCCGGACAGAAGCCGCACACGTGTAGCTTCTGCGGCAGAGGCTTCACGCAGGTTGGAAACATGAACGCCCACATCCGGATCCACACGGGGGAGAAACCTCACAGCTGCACCGACTGTGGGAAAAGTTTCCGAGAGAAGGCGGATCTCATCAAGCACACGATAATCCACACCGGAGAGAAACCGTACATTTGCACCGTGTGTAGCATGAAATTCAGCGCTCAGTCAAACTTAACGCGCCACATGAAGACGCATTCAGGGGAGAGGCCGTATAGTTGCCACGCCTGTGGGAAAAAATTCATCCGACGCTCCCATTTACTGATTCACATGAAGACTCATGCGGGAGAAAATCTCTAG
- the dna2 gene encoding DNA replication ATP-dependent helicase/nuclease DNA2 isoform X1 has protein sequence MNRTKLKKAKTPGLQGQRNISSFFSSRNHHKASSSSPKFTRAALARTEPLVKDVDASAFRPHSPLTRSVLGELVLLSSPDLLCVPETPSSQIRPASPPSSRSPLSPRPSREPASRFELGQLSPICRSPRSKGQRARREMTEEGRRTKREEGCSDSVKRVISLQECHSAKRPRNVNTRPQRTALSPTGGDLKGARPGISKTPHCSSDQSERSEGHRRGTEVVFDDDNSSLGEQRNHQSKINEYETDSGFTVITEQKATAVKDTRPLMAQVHRPRAQTVAPATKRSAKGGEIDRNEAGATVTATTLSTEGGHNATSSDQDRAAEKTGETPSCPAEDVLDESWFSEQMDQSEALVKDDKSKKLRKVPDHVILSGGLNNRYWVLDVEERPGLKTLTISCSTSLHPTETCLLKDGWDATPVCCGDVVHLEGRSDAGSWVVGREQGFLVLLPDSLISGTSISNSIRCMRRAVLGEMFKSFDGGSKQMLNGTMVHEVFQKAATAKDFSLETLSKMADQALCRPQYLGDMYSLGVSQEEMKQELHDYLPSLEHWAKEYLSSPTPKAISLKICQDSATVVTIAELADIEENVWCPRFGLKGKIDVTARVRIQKPRSGSRGASEERTVPLELKTGKESNSIEHRSQVILYTLMSSERYHSEAGLLLYLKTGNLHPIVATHMDRRELLKLRNTLVHHIHTCVEKQDKRSRLSKLPDILTDRRTCQYCPQQRNCALYERALDDGSADDCEDVVRDFLQQETGHLIPPQLSYFSHWLLLCCLEAASMEAKNGRKRVWLQTAEESEKTGSCVGNVQVSGPVTAQAGGVFLHRFQRSSAAPQDGLASSGLAVGDRVVVSDQTGRLVGLATGYLCEVSETSIGCTLDRDLSKFGGVLFRLDGDEGVVGLSTHLTNLSRLMENSGDSDRLRELVVDLRPPEFIDSLSSVLPIAAKDTVANILKGLNHPQKQAMKKVLLSKDYTLIVGMPGTGKTTTICTLVRILHSCGFSVLLTSYTHSAVDTILLKLKRFRVGFLRLGQGQKVHPDILPYTEESARKKGVHALSELEQLYNKELVVATTCMGIKHPIFTRRRFDFCIVDEASQISQPICLGPLFYAKRFVLVGDHQQLPPIVQNQEARSLGMDESLFKRLELHGDAVVQLNVQYRMNRQIMSLSNSLMYEGRLECGSERTATALLALPFLRSVQSELTSYAESHPQHDLAWIQAALLPSSPVCFLDCSMVPALECVENRGVSNHTEAALIHRLLSLLMKAGCKPSDIGVIAPYRQQLKSISALLQSSVFSGVEVNTVDKYQGRDKSVIVFSFVRSTADEGNLGELLKDWRRLNVAITRAKHKLLMVGSITTLRRYAPVEKLLNHLQQGNMISFNYKLTFNSVRAATTNR, from the exons ATGAACCGGACCAAGCTCAAGAAAGCCAAG ACTCCTGGCCTGCAGGGTCAGAGGAACATCTcgtccttcttttcctctcggAACCATCACAAG gCCTCGTCGTCTTCCCCAAAATTCACCAGAGCTGCTCTCGCCAGGACTGAACCTCTGGTGAAAGATGTTGACGCCTCTGCATTCAGACCCCATTCCCCCTTGACGAGGAGTGTCCTTGGGGAACTTGTCCTGCTGTCCTCGCCGGATCTTCTCTGTGTGCCCGAGACCCCCAGCAGTCAGATCAGGCCCGCTTCCCCTCCTTCTTCCAGAAGTCCACTGAGCCCCCGGCCCAGCAGAGAGCCGGCGAGCCGGTTTGAGCTCGGCCAACTTTCCCCCATCTGTCGCAGCCCTCGCTCCAAAGGTCAGCGTGCACGGAGAGAAATGaccgaggagggaaggaggaccAAGCGGGAAGAGGGATGTTCCGACTCCGTAAAAAGAGTCATCAGCCTTCAAGAGTGTCACAGTGCCAAGAGGCCGAGAAATGTCAATACACGGCCTCAAAGAACTGCCCTCAGCCCCACGGGTGGAGATCTGAAGGGAGCGAGGCCTGGGATTTCGAAGACGCCTCATTGTTCAAGCGACCAgtctgagaggtcagagggtcacCGCAGAGGTACTGAAGTGGTCTTCGATGATGACAACAGCTCTTTGGGGGAGCAGAGAAACCACCAGAGTAAGATAAACGAATATGAGACGGATTCCGGTTTTACTGTGATAACGGAGCAGAAAGCAACTGCGGTGAAGGACACTCGGCCTCTCATGGCTCAGGTGCACAGACCTCGCGCTCAGACTGTCGCACCTGCAACGAAGAGAAGTGCAAAGGGCGGAGAGATCGACCGCAACGAGGCCGGAGCTACGGTAACGGCAACGACCTTATCGACTGAAGGCGGACACAATGCGACCTCTTCGGATCAGGACCGAGCTGCAG aaaaaacaggagAGACGCCATCGTGTCCGGCGGAGGACGTGTTGGACGAGAGCTGGTTTTCAGAGCAGATGGACCAAAGTGAAGCGCTCGTCAAAGATGATAAATCCAAAAAACTCCG tAAGGTGCCAGACCATGTGATCCTTTCTGGAGGCCTAAACAACCGCTACTGGGTTCTAGATGTGGAGGAGCGGCCTGGCCTCAAAACGCTGACCATCTCATGCTCCACATCTCTCCATCCAACGGAAACGTGTCTGTTGAAAGATGGATG GGACGCGACGCCTGTTTGCTGTGGCGATGTGGTGCACCTAGAGGGTCGCTCTGACGCTGGATCGTGGGTGGTGGGCAGGGAGCAGGGCTTCCTGGTTTTACTCCCCGATAGTCTCATCTCGGGTACCAGCATCTCAAACTCCATCCGGTGCATGAGGCGTGCAGTACTGGGAGAGATGTTCAAG AGTTTTGACGGGGGCTCGAAGCAAATGCTGAACGGCACCATGGTCCATGAAGTCTTCCAGAAAGCGGCTACAGCCAAAGATTTCTCCTTGGAGACGCTGTCCAAGATGGCTGACCAAGCCCTGTGCCGCCCTCAGTACTTAGGAGACAT GTACAGTTTGGGTGTAAGTCAGGAAGAGATGAAGCAGGAACTGCATGATTATCTGCCCTCGCTGGAACATTGGGCAAAGGAGTACCTGAGCTCACCAACACCCAAAGCCATCAGTTTAAAAAT ATGTCAGGACTCGGCAACCGTTGTCACGATAGCAGAGCTGGCAGACATAGAAGAGAACGTGTGGTGTCCGAGATTTGGCCTGAAAGGGAAAATCGACGTCACGGCGCGGGTTCGAATTCAAAAGCCACGAAGCGGCAGCCGCGGAGCGTCGGAGGAGAGGACCGTACCCCTGGAGCTGAAGACGGGGAAGGAGTCGAACTCGATAGAACATCGGAGTCAG GTGATTCTTTACACTCTGATGAGCTCAGAGAGATACCATTCTGAAGCCGGCCTCCTGCTTTACCTCAAGACTGGCAACCTGCACCCTATAGTGGCCACACACATGGACCGCAGAG AGCTGCTGAAGCTGAGGAACACCCTGGTCCATCACATTCACACCTGTGTGGAGAAACAAGACAAGCGTAGCCGTTTGTCTAAACTTCCCGACATcctgacagacagacggacctgCCAGTATTGTCCTCAGCAGAGAAACTGTGCTTTGTATGAGAG GGCGCTCGATGACGGGTCCGCAGACGACTGCGAGGACGTCGTGCGTGACTTCCTCCAGCAGGAGACGGGTCACCTGATCCCACCGCAGCTGAGCTACTTCTCCCAttggctgctgctctgctgcctcGAGGCGGCCAGCATGGAGGCCAAGAATGGCCGAAAGCGAGTGTGGCTTCAGACGGCGGAGGAGAG TGAGAAGACTGGGAGCTGCGTGGGCAATGTGCAGGTCAGTGGGCCAGTGACCGCGCAGGCTGGTGGTGTTTTCCTCCATCGTTTCCAGCGAAGCAGCGCGGCGCCACAGGACGGGTTGGCCAGCAGTGGATTGGCCGTCGGGGATCGCGTCGTCGTCAGCGACCAGACAGGTCGACTGGTCGGCTTGGCAACAGGATACCTGTGTGAGGTCAGCGAGACGTCGATCGGCTGCACGCTGGACAG AGACCTGTCCAAGTTCGGTGGCGTGTTGTTTCGATTGGATGGCGATGAAGGCGTGGTGGGCCTCAGCACTCACCTCACCAATCTCTCCCGGCTGATGGAGAACTCTGGGGACAG CGATCGTCTGAGGGAGCTGGTTGTTGACCTTCGACCTCCAGAGTTTATTGACAGCCTGAGTTCTGTTCTGCCAATAGCCGCCAAGGACACGGTGGCCAACATCCTCAAAG gtctcAACCACCCCCAGAAGCAGGCCATGAAGAAGGTGTTGTTATCTAAAGACTACACGCTGATTGTCGGCATGCCAGGCACGGGCAAAACCACAACCATCTGCACCCTG GTTCGCATCCTTCACTCCTGTGGCTTCAGCGTGTTGCTGACCAGCTACACCCACTCGGCGGTTGACACCATCCTGCTGAAGCTGAAGCGCTTCCGAGTTGGGTTCCTGCGTCTCGGGCAGGGGCAGAAG GTCCATCCAGACATCCTGCCCTACACGGAGGAAAGCGCCAGAAAGAAGGGAGTTCACGCTCTGTCCGAGCTGGAGCAGCTGTATAACAAGGAG cTGGTAGTGGCGACCACCTGTATGGGCATCAAGCATCCCATCTTCACACGTCGCCGGTTTGACTTCTGCATCGTCGATGAAGCGTCACAGATCAGTCAGCCCATCTGTCTGGGACCGCTGTTCTACGCCAAGAGATTCGTCCTGGTGGGAGATCACCAGCAGCTGCCACCAATAGTACAAAATCAGGAGGCGAG gTCACTGGGGATGGACGAAAGTCTTTTTAAGCGTCTGGAGCTCCACGGTGACGCAGTGGTCCAACTCAATGTACAGTACCGGATGAacag GCAGATAATGTCCCTCAGTAACTCCCTGATGTACGAGGGTCGGCTGGAGTGTGGATCGGAGAGGACGGCCACGGCGCTGCTCGCCCTGCCCTTCCTGCGCTCGGTCCAGTCGGAGCTTACTTCCTACGCCGAGTCCCATCCGCAGCACGACCTGGCCTGGATTCAAGCCGCATTGTTGCCCAGCAGCCCCGTTTGCTTCCTAGATTGCTCCATG GTGCCGGCACTGGAGTGTGTGGAGAACAGAGGTGTTAGCAATCACACCGAGGCGGCTCTCATACACAGGTTGCTTTCACTGCTGATGAAG GCAGGGTGTAAGCCCAGTGATATAGGAGTTATCGCCCCCTACAGGCAGCAGTTAAAGAGCATCTCTGCCCTGCTGCAGTCCTCTGTGTTCAGCGGTGTGGAGGTGAATACGGTGGACAAATACCAAGGGCGGGACAAGAGTGTGATCGTATTTTCTTTTGTCAGGAGCACTGCAGATGAAGGAAAT TTGGGAGAGCTGTTGAAGGACTGGCGCCGCCTCAATGTAGCCATCACCAGGGCGAAACACAAGCTGCTGATGGTGGGCTCCATCACAACGCTACGACGCTACGCACCTGTGGAGAAACTACTCAACCACCTGCAGCAAGGGAACATGATATCCTTTAACTACAAATTAACCTTTAATTCTGtcagggctgcaacaacgaatcgataa
- the dna2 gene encoding DNA replication ATP-dependent helicase/nuclease DNA2 isoform X2, with protein sequence MNRTKLKKAKTPGLQGQRNISSFFSSRNHHKASSSSPKFTRAALARTEPLVKDVDASAFRPHSPLTRSVLGELVLLSSPDLLCVPETPSSQIRPASPPSSRSPLSPRPSREPASRFELGQLSPICRSPRSKGQRARREMTEEGRRTKREEGCSDSVKRVISLQECHSAKRPRNVNTRPQRTALSPTGGDLKGARPGISKTPHCSSDQSERSEGHRRGTEVVFDDDNSSLGEQRNHQSKINEYETDSGFTVITEQKATAVKDTRPLMAQVHRPRAQTVAPATKRSAKGGEIDRNEAGATVTATTLSTEGGHNATSSDQDRAAEKTGETPSCPAEDVLDESWFSEQMDQSEALVKDDKSKKLRKVPDHVILSGGLNNRYWVLDVEERPGLKTLTISCSTSLHPTETCLLKDGWDATPVCCGDVVHLEGRSDAGSWVVGREQGFLVLLPDSLISGTSISNSIRCMRRAVLGEMFKSFDGGSKQMLNGTMVHEVFQKAATAKDFSLETLSKMADQALCRPQYLGDMYSLGVSQEEMKQELHDYLPSLEHWAKEYLSSPTPKAISLKICQDSATVVTIAELADIEENVWCPRFGLKGKIDVTARVRIQKPRSGSRGASEERTVPLELKTGKESNSIEHRSQVILYTLMSSERYHSEAGLLLYLKTGNLHPIVATHMDRRELLKLRNTLVHHIHTCVEKQDKRSRLSKLPDILTDRRTCQYCPQQRNCALYERALDDGSADDCEDVVRDFLQQETGHLIPPQLSYFSHWLLLCCLEAASMEAKNGRKRVWLQTAEESEKTGSCVGNVQVSGPVTAQAGGVFLHRFQRSSAAPQDGLASSGLAVGDRVVVSDQTGRLVGLATGYLCEVSETSIGCTLDRDLSKFGGVLFRLDGDEGVVGLSTHLTNLSRLMENSGDSDRLRELVVDLRPPEFIDSLSSVLPIAAKDTVANILKGLNHPQKQAMKKVLLSKDYTLIVGMPGTGKTTTICTLVRILHSCGFSVLLTSYTHSAVDTILLKLKRFRVGFLRLGQGQKVHPDILPYTEESARKKGVHALSELEQLYNKELVVATTCMGIKHPIFTRRRFDFCIVDEASQISQPICLGPLFYAKRFVLVGDHQQLPPIVQNQEARSLGMDESLFKRLELHGDAVVQLNVQYRMNRQIMSLSNSLMYEGRLECGSERTATALLALPFLRSVQSELTSYAESHPQHDLAWIQAALLPSSPVCFLDCSMVPALECVENRGVSNHTEAALIHRLLSLLMKAGCKPSDIGVIAPYRQQLKSISALLQSSVFSGVEVNTVDKYQGRDKSVIVFSFVRSTADEGNLGELLKDWRRLNVAITRAKHKLLMVGSITTLRRYAPVEKLLNHLQQGNMIIQLPPAAHTALPSVFL encoded by the exons ATGAACCGGACCAAGCTCAAGAAAGCCAAG ACTCCTGGCCTGCAGGGTCAGAGGAACATCTcgtccttcttttcctctcggAACCATCACAAG gCCTCGTCGTCTTCCCCAAAATTCACCAGAGCTGCTCTCGCCAGGACTGAACCTCTGGTGAAAGATGTTGACGCCTCTGCATTCAGACCCCATTCCCCCTTGACGAGGAGTGTCCTTGGGGAACTTGTCCTGCTGTCCTCGCCGGATCTTCTCTGTGTGCCCGAGACCCCCAGCAGTCAGATCAGGCCCGCTTCCCCTCCTTCTTCCAGAAGTCCACTGAGCCCCCGGCCCAGCAGAGAGCCGGCGAGCCGGTTTGAGCTCGGCCAACTTTCCCCCATCTGTCGCAGCCCTCGCTCCAAAGGTCAGCGTGCACGGAGAGAAATGaccgaggagggaaggaggaccAAGCGGGAAGAGGGATGTTCCGACTCCGTAAAAAGAGTCATCAGCCTTCAAGAGTGTCACAGTGCCAAGAGGCCGAGAAATGTCAATACACGGCCTCAAAGAACTGCCCTCAGCCCCACGGGTGGAGATCTGAAGGGAGCGAGGCCTGGGATTTCGAAGACGCCTCATTGTTCAAGCGACCAgtctgagaggtcagagggtcacCGCAGAGGTACTGAAGTGGTCTTCGATGATGACAACAGCTCTTTGGGGGAGCAGAGAAACCACCAGAGTAAGATAAACGAATATGAGACGGATTCCGGTTTTACTGTGATAACGGAGCAGAAAGCAACTGCGGTGAAGGACACTCGGCCTCTCATGGCTCAGGTGCACAGACCTCGCGCTCAGACTGTCGCACCTGCAACGAAGAGAAGTGCAAAGGGCGGAGAGATCGACCGCAACGAGGCCGGAGCTACGGTAACGGCAACGACCTTATCGACTGAAGGCGGACACAATGCGACCTCTTCGGATCAGGACCGAGCTGCAG aaaaaacaggagAGACGCCATCGTGTCCGGCGGAGGACGTGTTGGACGAGAGCTGGTTTTCAGAGCAGATGGACCAAAGTGAAGCGCTCGTCAAAGATGATAAATCCAAAAAACTCCG tAAGGTGCCAGACCATGTGATCCTTTCTGGAGGCCTAAACAACCGCTACTGGGTTCTAGATGTGGAGGAGCGGCCTGGCCTCAAAACGCTGACCATCTCATGCTCCACATCTCTCCATCCAACGGAAACGTGTCTGTTGAAAGATGGATG GGACGCGACGCCTGTTTGCTGTGGCGATGTGGTGCACCTAGAGGGTCGCTCTGACGCTGGATCGTGGGTGGTGGGCAGGGAGCAGGGCTTCCTGGTTTTACTCCCCGATAGTCTCATCTCGGGTACCAGCATCTCAAACTCCATCCGGTGCATGAGGCGTGCAGTACTGGGAGAGATGTTCAAG AGTTTTGACGGGGGCTCGAAGCAAATGCTGAACGGCACCATGGTCCATGAAGTCTTCCAGAAAGCGGCTACAGCCAAAGATTTCTCCTTGGAGACGCTGTCCAAGATGGCTGACCAAGCCCTGTGCCGCCCTCAGTACTTAGGAGACAT GTACAGTTTGGGTGTAAGTCAGGAAGAGATGAAGCAGGAACTGCATGATTATCTGCCCTCGCTGGAACATTGGGCAAAGGAGTACCTGAGCTCACCAACACCCAAAGCCATCAGTTTAAAAAT ATGTCAGGACTCGGCAACCGTTGTCACGATAGCAGAGCTGGCAGACATAGAAGAGAACGTGTGGTGTCCGAGATTTGGCCTGAAAGGGAAAATCGACGTCACGGCGCGGGTTCGAATTCAAAAGCCACGAAGCGGCAGCCGCGGAGCGTCGGAGGAGAGGACCGTACCCCTGGAGCTGAAGACGGGGAAGGAGTCGAACTCGATAGAACATCGGAGTCAG GTGATTCTTTACACTCTGATGAGCTCAGAGAGATACCATTCTGAAGCCGGCCTCCTGCTTTACCTCAAGACTGGCAACCTGCACCCTATAGTGGCCACACACATGGACCGCAGAG AGCTGCTGAAGCTGAGGAACACCCTGGTCCATCACATTCACACCTGTGTGGAGAAACAAGACAAGCGTAGCCGTTTGTCTAAACTTCCCGACATcctgacagacagacggacctgCCAGTATTGTCCTCAGCAGAGAAACTGTGCTTTGTATGAGAG GGCGCTCGATGACGGGTCCGCAGACGACTGCGAGGACGTCGTGCGTGACTTCCTCCAGCAGGAGACGGGTCACCTGATCCCACCGCAGCTGAGCTACTTCTCCCAttggctgctgctctgctgcctcGAGGCGGCCAGCATGGAGGCCAAGAATGGCCGAAAGCGAGTGTGGCTTCAGACGGCGGAGGAGAG TGAGAAGACTGGGAGCTGCGTGGGCAATGTGCAGGTCAGTGGGCCAGTGACCGCGCAGGCTGGTGGTGTTTTCCTCCATCGTTTCCAGCGAAGCAGCGCGGCGCCACAGGACGGGTTGGCCAGCAGTGGATTGGCCGTCGGGGATCGCGTCGTCGTCAGCGACCAGACAGGTCGACTGGTCGGCTTGGCAACAGGATACCTGTGTGAGGTCAGCGAGACGTCGATCGGCTGCACGCTGGACAG AGACCTGTCCAAGTTCGGTGGCGTGTTGTTTCGATTGGATGGCGATGAAGGCGTGGTGGGCCTCAGCACTCACCTCACCAATCTCTCCCGGCTGATGGAGAACTCTGGGGACAG CGATCGTCTGAGGGAGCTGGTTGTTGACCTTCGACCTCCAGAGTTTATTGACAGCCTGAGTTCTGTTCTGCCAATAGCCGCCAAGGACACGGTGGCCAACATCCTCAAAG gtctcAACCACCCCCAGAAGCAGGCCATGAAGAAGGTGTTGTTATCTAAAGACTACACGCTGATTGTCGGCATGCCAGGCACGGGCAAAACCACAACCATCTGCACCCTG GTTCGCATCCTTCACTCCTGTGGCTTCAGCGTGTTGCTGACCAGCTACACCCACTCGGCGGTTGACACCATCCTGCTGAAGCTGAAGCGCTTCCGAGTTGGGTTCCTGCGTCTCGGGCAGGGGCAGAAG GTCCATCCAGACATCCTGCCCTACACGGAGGAAAGCGCCAGAAAGAAGGGAGTTCACGCTCTGTCCGAGCTGGAGCAGCTGTATAACAAGGAG cTGGTAGTGGCGACCACCTGTATGGGCATCAAGCATCCCATCTTCACACGTCGCCGGTTTGACTTCTGCATCGTCGATGAAGCGTCACAGATCAGTCAGCCCATCTGTCTGGGACCGCTGTTCTACGCCAAGAGATTCGTCCTGGTGGGAGATCACCAGCAGCTGCCACCAATAGTACAAAATCAGGAGGCGAG gTCACTGGGGATGGACGAAAGTCTTTTTAAGCGTCTGGAGCTCCACGGTGACGCAGTGGTCCAACTCAATGTACAGTACCGGATGAacag GCAGATAATGTCCCTCAGTAACTCCCTGATGTACGAGGGTCGGCTGGAGTGTGGATCGGAGAGGACGGCCACGGCGCTGCTCGCCCTGCCCTTCCTGCGCTCGGTCCAGTCGGAGCTTACTTCCTACGCCGAGTCCCATCCGCAGCACGACCTGGCCTGGATTCAAGCCGCATTGTTGCCCAGCAGCCCCGTTTGCTTCCTAGATTGCTCCATG GTGCCGGCACTGGAGTGTGTGGAGAACAGAGGTGTTAGCAATCACACCGAGGCGGCTCTCATACACAGGTTGCTTTCACTGCTGATGAAG GCAGGGTGTAAGCCCAGTGATATAGGAGTTATCGCCCCCTACAGGCAGCAGTTAAAGAGCATCTCTGCCCTGCTGCAGTCCTCTGTGTTCAGCGGTGTGGAGGTGAATACGGTGGACAAATACCAAGGGCGGGACAAGAGTGTGATCGTATTTTCTTTTGTCAGGAGCACTGCAGATGAAGGAAAT TTGGGAGAGCTGTTGAAGGACTGGCGCCGCCTCAATGTAGCCATCACCAGGGCGAAACACAAGCTGCTGATGGTGGGCTCCATCACAACGCTACGACGCTACGCACCTGTGGAGAAACTACTCAACCACCTGCAGCAAGGGAACATG ATTATCCAGCTCCCGCCAGCTGCCCACACAGCCTTACCGAGCGTGTTCCTGTGA